In Herbaspirillum seropedicae, a single window of DNA contains:
- the fumC gene encoding class II fumarate hydratase: MNHRMERDTFGLIEVPADRLWGAQTERSLHHFHISTERMPAELIVALAAVKRACASVNRDLGKLDGKKAEAIIAAADEVIAGKHPLEFPLSVWQTGSGTQSNMNMNEVLANRASELLGGVRGEDRLIHPNDDVNRGQSSNDIFPTAMHVAACMAVATHLIPALHTLRGTLAEKSSQFADIVKIGRTHLQDATPLTLGQEFSGYVAQLEHAESAVIGTLNAISELAAGGTAVGTGLNAHPEFGERVAAELAKFFGFPFKTAPNKFAALAGHDALVASHGGLKTLAAALMKIANDVRWLASGPRSGLGEITIPENEPGSSIMPGKVNPTQCEAMTMLCAQVFGNDVALNIGGASGNFELNVFKPLIIHNFLQSVRLLADGMASFEEHCARGIEANHSRIGELMEKSLMLVTALAPHIGYDKAAKIAKQAHHDGTTLKQAALSLGYVTEEQFAEWIKPEQMTRPG; encoded by the coding sequence ATGAACCACCGCATGGAGCGCGATACCTTTGGCCTGATCGAAGTGCCGGCCGACCGCCTGTGGGGCGCGCAGACCGAACGTTCGCTGCACCACTTCCACATTTCCACCGAGCGCATGCCCGCCGAGCTGATCGTGGCGCTGGCCGCCGTCAAGCGCGCCTGCGCCAGCGTCAACCGCGACCTGGGCAAGCTGGACGGCAAGAAGGCCGAGGCCATCATTGCCGCCGCCGATGAAGTCATCGCCGGCAAGCATCCGCTGGAGTTCCCGCTGTCGGTCTGGCAGACCGGCTCCGGCACCCAGAGCAACATGAACATGAACGAAGTGCTGGCCAACCGCGCCTCGGAACTCTTGGGCGGCGTGCGTGGCGAGGATCGCCTGATCCACCCCAATGACGACGTCAACCGTGGCCAGTCCTCCAACGATATCTTCCCCACCGCCATGCACGTGGCCGCCTGCATGGCCGTGGCGACCCACCTGATCCCGGCGCTGCACACGCTGCGCGGCACGCTGGCGGAGAAATCCAGCCAGTTCGCCGACATCGTCAAGATCGGTCGCACCCACCTGCAAGACGCTACGCCGCTGACCCTCGGCCAGGAATTCTCGGGCTACGTGGCCCAGCTGGAACATGCCGAATCGGCCGTCATCGGCACCCTCAACGCCATCTCCGAGCTGGCTGCGGGCGGCACGGCGGTGGGCACGGGCTTGAACGCCCACCCGGAATTCGGCGAGCGTGTCGCGGCTGAGCTGGCCAAGTTCTTCGGTTTCCCGTTCAAGACGGCGCCCAACAAGTTTGCGGCCCTGGCGGGCCATGACGCCCTGGTGGCTTCCCACGGCGGTCTGAAGACCCTGGCGGCAGCGCTGATGAAGATCGCCAATGATGTGCGCTGGCTGGCCTCCGGCCCGCGTTCGGGCCTGGGCGAGATCACCATTCCCGAGAATGAGCCGGGCAGTTCCATCATGCCGGGCAAGGTCAATCCTACCCAGTGCGAAGCGATGACCATGTTGTGCGCGCAAGTGTTTGGCAACGACGTCGCCCTCAACATCGGCGGCGCCAGCGGCAACTTCGAGCTCAACGTCTTCAAGCCGCTGATCATCCACAACTTCCTGCAGAGCGTGCGCCTGCTGGCCGATGGCATGGCCAGCTTCGAAGAGCACTGCGCGCGCGGCATCGAGGCCAATCACAGCCGCATCGGCGAGCTGATGGAAAAGTCGCTGATGCTGGTGACCGCCCTGGCGCCGCATATCGGCTACGACAAGGCCGCCAAGATCGCCAAGCAGGCACACCACGACGGTACTACCCTGAAGCAGGCGGCGCTGTCGCTGGGCTACGTCACTGAAGAGCAGTTTGCCGAGTGGATCAAGCCGGAGCAGATGACGCGGCCGGGTTGA
- a CDS encoding CobD/CbiB family protein produces the protein MTFLSILFALLIEQLKPLRADNPVYASIKSFAATIEGWFNAGQVHHGRLGWVAMVGALTVPVALVYWLLLHVSLVAAFAWNVLVVYLTLGFRHYSHYFTSIQLALNSGDEMTARALLAEWTRQDTTGMDVSEISRIASERALITTHRHVFGVFFWFLMPVGPALAVMYRVAEYLSRAWNEPDHMKFEAFGRFAAQAFYWIDWIPARLTAAAFAVVGNFEDAIYAWRNFASRWDDESAGIILAAGGGAMGVRFGTEKEAAAGIILPADAATVDSMPEETDGLPGDTPSPRTLQSTVGLVWRALLLWMFLLLLLSVAVWMG, from the coding sequence ATGACATTTCTTTCCATTCTCTTTGCGCTGCTCATCGAACAACTCAAACCGCTGCGCGCAGACAATCCCGTTTATGCATCGATCAAGTCTTTCGCAGCGACCATAGAAGGCTGGTTCAATGCCGGCCAGGTTCATCATGGCCGCCTGGGCTGGGTGGCCATGGTCGGTGCGCTGACCGTGCCGGTGGCGCTGGTCTACTGGCTGCTGTTGCATGTGAGCCTGGTGGCGGCGTTCGCCTGGAACGTGCTGGTGGTCTATCTTACGCTGGGTTTTCGTCACTACAGCCATTACTTCACTTCGATCCAGCTGGCCCTCAACAGCGGCGATGAAATGACCGCCCGCGCCCTGTTGGCCGAATGGACCCGGCAGGATACGACCGGCATGGATGTGAGTGAAATTTCCCGCATCGCCTCCGAACGCGCCCTCATCACGACGCATCGTCACGTCTTTGGCGTGTTCTTCTGGTTCCTGATGCCGGTTGGCCCGGCGCTGGCCGTGATGTATCGCGTGGCCGAGTATCTTTCGCGCGCCTGGAATGAGCCCGATCACATGAAGTTCGAAGCCTTCGGCCGCTTCGCCGCCCAGGCCTTCTACTGGATTGACTGGATCCCGGCGCGCCTGACCGCCGCCGCCTTTGCCGTGGTGGGCAACTTCGAAGACGCCATCTATGCCTGGCGCAACTTCGCCAGCCGTTGGGATGACGAGAGCGCCGGCATCATCCTGGCCGCTGGCGGCGGCGCCATGGGTGTGCGCTTCGGCACCGAGAAGGAAGCCGCAGCCGGCATCATCCTGCCGGCCGATGCCGCCACGGTCGACTCCATGCCCGAGGAAACCGACGGCCTGCCCGGCGACACCCCCTCGCCGCGCACCCTGCAGAGCACCGTGGGCCTGGTCTGGCGCGCCTTGCTGCTATGGATGTTCCTGCTGCTGCTGCTATCGGTAGCGGTGTGGATGGGCTAG
- a CDS encoding DUF3579 domain-containing protein, translating into MADPIKPANAPAKEFIILGKTSDGRQFRPSDWAERLCGVMSCFRPEGSGGRNAHLKYSPYVLPTHIDGVRSVVVNEALRELEPLAYHFVVNFAKDNDLQVVEACVLPDPPKDNKGA; encoded by the coding sequence ATGGCTGATCCCATCAAACCCGCAAACGCACCGGCCAAGGAATTCATCATCCTTGGCAAGACCTCGGATGGCCGGCAGTTTCGCCCCAGCGACTGGGCTGAACGGCTGTGCGGCGTGATGTCCTGTTTCCGTCCCGAGGGCAGTGGCGGACGTAACGCCCACCTGAAGTATTCTCCCTACGTGTTGCCCACCCATATCGATGGCGTGCGCTCGGTGGTGGTCAACGAAGCCCTGCGTGAGCTGGAGCCGCTGGCCTATCACTTCGTGGTCAATTTCGCCAAGGACAATGACCTGCAGGTGGTCGAAGCCTGTGTGCTGCCCGACCCGCCCAAGGACAACAAGGGCGCTTGA
- a CDS encoding CoA pyrophosphatase — MASFDPVNLPVDAVAGEGALEAARLNADWLRQRFADPPRWEPEHSGDQMARLAESKGRFRLASVLIPIVLREQGMTILFTRRTADLKDHAGQISFPGGRREDYDGSAIETALRETEEEIGLARQHIEVIGSLPDYFTGTGYRVTPVAGLIQPPFEAVGDPREVAEIFEVPLAFLMDGVNHQRRSVELPAPVGRRSFYTMPYDRYFIWGATAGMLRNLFHFLRS; from the coding sequence GTGGCCAGTTTCGATCCTGTCAATCTGCCTGTGGACGCCGTCGCCGGTGAAGGCGCGCTGGAGGCTGCGCGCCTCAATGCCGACTGGCTGCGCCAGCGCTTCGCCGACCCGCCGCGCTGGGAGCCCGAGCACAGCGGCGACCAGATGGCGCGCCTGGCCGAGTCCAAGGGGCGCTTCCGGCTGGCTTCGGTGCTGATTCCTATCGTCCTGCGTGAGCAGGGAATGACAATACTGTTCACTCGCAGAACAGCGGATCTGAAGGATCATGCGGGGCAGATCAGCTTCCCTGGCGGTCGTCGTGAAGACTATGACGGCTCGGCCATCGAGACCGCCCTGCGCGAGACCGAGGAAGAAATCGGCCTGGCGCGCCAGCACATCGAGGTCATCGGCTCCCTGCCGGACTATTTCACCGGCACGGGCTATCGCGTCACGCCCGTGGCGGGCTTGATCCAGCCGCCCTTCGAGGCCGTCGGCGATCCGCGTGAAGTGGCCGAGATCTTCGAGGTGCCGCTGGCCTTCCTCATGGATGGCGTCAATCACCAGCGCCGTTCGGTAGAGCTGCCGGCCCCGGTGGGCCGGCGCAGTTTCTACACGATGCCGTATGACCGTTACTTCATCTGGGGGGCGACCGCCGGCATGTTGCGCAACCTGTTCCACTTCCTGCGCAGCTGA
- the rplS gene encoding 50S ribosomal protein L19 yields MDLIQQLEQEEIARLAKNIPDFAPGDTVIVNVNVVEGTRKRAQAYEGVVIARRNRGLNSNFIVRKISSGEGVERTFQLYSPLIASIEVKRRGDVRRAKLYYLRERSGKSARIKEKLPSRAAKAAAAE; encoded by the coding sequence ATGGATCTGATCCAGCAACTCGAGCAAGAAGAGATCGCGCGTCTCGCCAAGAACATTCCCGACTTCGCCCCCGGCGACACCGTGATTGTCAACGTGAACGTGGTTGAAGGTACCCGCAAGCGCGCCCAGGCCTACGAAGGCGTGGTCATCGCCCGTCGTAACCGTGGTCTGAATTCCAACTTCATCGTCCGCAAGATTTCTTCGGGTGAAGGCGTGGAGCGTACCTTCCAGCTGTACTCGCCGCTGATCGCCTCGATCGAAGTCAAGCGTCGTGGTGACGTGCGTCGTGCCAAGCTGTACTACCTGCGCGAACGTTCGGGCAAGTCGGCACGTATCAAGGAAAAGCTGCCCAGCCGTGCGGCAAAGGCTGCTGCTGCCGAGTAA